A genomic region of bacterium contains the following coding sequences:
- a CDS encoding DEAD/DEAH box helicase yields the protein MPFKNLNIIEPILRALKTEGYTKPTPIQEQAIPIVLEGKDLLGCAQTGTGKTAAFAIPILQILRGEQHPELHLIKGPRVIKSLILTPTRELAVQIGESFAAYGKHTGLRHTVVFGGVSQHAQTNALRSGIDILIATPGRLLDLMHQRFIHLQHVKIFVLDEADRMLDMGFIVDVKKIVAKLPTHRQTLFFSATMPTEIQRLANTILTHPEKVAVTPPATTVEAIEQSVYFVAKSDKRSLLIHLLKDKSIESALIFTRTKHLADRITRDLVQAGVNADAIHGNKSQNARQRALNSFKLKKLRVLVATDIAARGIDVDNLSHVINYELPNIAETYVHRIGRTGRAGLSGIAISFCDAEEKPYLRAINRLISKTIPVVEDHPFPLSHIGPGKHQDEVVKGVTGTVRSFGSLKAGRRKWSGARRGR from the coding sequence ATGCCATTCAAAAATTTAAACATCATAGAGCCTATTCTTAGAGCTCTGAAAACCGAGGGGTACACGAAACCTACCCCCATACAGGAACAGGCCATCCCGATCGTTCTAGAAGGAAAAGATCTTCTTGGTTGCGCACAGACCGGAACCGGTAAGACGGCCGCGTTTGCTATTCCAATTCTACAGATTTTGCGGGGCGAGCAGCACCCGGAACTGCATCTTATAAAAGGTCCGCGGGTCATTAAATCACTGATCCTGACTCCGACGCGAGAACTCGCAGTACAGATCGGTGAGAGTTTTGCCGCTTACGGCAAACACACGGGCCTTCGCCATACCGTCGTATTCGGAGGAGTATCGCAGCATGCGCAAACCAATGCGCTGCGCAGCGGCATCGATATCCTGATCGCTACGCCGGGCCGACTGCTTGATCTGATGCATCAAAGGTTCATTCATCTTCAGCATGTAAAGATATTCGTGTTGGACGAAGCCGATCGTATGCTCGACATGGGATTTATCGTTGACGTTAAAAAAATCGTCGCGAAGTTACCCACGCACCGGCAGACACTGTTTTTCTCGGCTACGATGCCGACGGAAATTCAACGGTTGGCCAATACGATTTTGACCCATCCGGAAAAAGTTGCCGTGACGCCTCCTGCAACAACGGTAGAAGCCATTGAGCAGTCCGTTTATTTTGTTGCGAAATCGGACAAACGTTCACTGCTAATTCATTTGCTTAAAGACAAATCCATCGAATCCGCGTTGATCTTTACGCGAACGAAACATCTTGCGGACCGGATCACGCGCGATCTGGTTCAGGCCGGCGTTAACGCCGACGCCATTCATGGCAATAAGTCGCAGAACGCAAGGCAGCGCGCGCTGAATAGTTTTAAATTAAAAAAACTGCGCGTGCTGGTTGCAACCGATATTGCAGCGCGCGGAATTGACGTGGATAATTTATCGCACGTGATCAACTACGAATTGCCCAATATTGCAGAAACCTATGTGCACCGCATCGGGCGAACGGGAAGAGCGGGACTCAGCGGCATAGCGATCTCTTTTTGCGATGCGGAAGAAAAACCGTACCTGCGCGCGATTAATCGGCTTATCTCTAAAACCATTCCTGTTGTGGAAGACCATCCGTTTCCGCTCAGCCATATTGGCCCGGGAAAACATCAGGATGAGGTAGTAAAAGGCGTCACCGGAACGGTTCGCTCTTTTGGTTCGCTTAAAGCGGGCAGACGAAAATGGTCCGGCGCGAGACGCGGCAGGTAA
- a CDS encoding anti-sigma factor antagonist (This anti-anti-sigma factor, or anti-sigma factor antagonist, belongs to a family that includes characterized members SpoIIAA, RsbV, RsfA, and RsfB.) yields MDLGISGNQRKKDFDLNIVNTNRGTTMKIYESTADNALVLRLQGKMMGGPDTRKVHERVKYFLSQGMRDVVVDLDALEWLNSAGLGILIASLITVRRSGGELVLTSVKGKAEEVFFMTHLNEVFRTFESVDRACEALGHRIQGMS; encoded by the coding sequence ATGGATCTGGGTATTTCCGGAAACCAAAGGAAAAAAGATTTTGATTTGAATATTGTGAACACGAACCGAGGTACGACGATGAAAATTTATGAAAGCACTGCAGATAATGCGCTCGTATTAAGACTACAGGGCAAAATGATGGGGGGCCCGGATACTCGGAAGGTTCACGAACGCGTTAAATACTTTTTATCGCAAGGTATGCGTGATGTTGTTGTTGATCTCGATGCGCTTGAATGGCTGAACAGCGCCGGGCTAGGTATTCTGATAGCCAGTTTGATCACCGTAAGAAGGTCGGGCGGCGAACTGGTATTGACAAGCGTCAAAGGCAAAGCAGAAGAAGTCTTTTTCATGACCCATTTGAATGAGGTATTCAGGACGTTTGAATCGGTCGATAGGGCGTGCGAGGCACTGGGGCATCGGATTCAAGGGATGAGTTGA